A region of the Synergistes jonesii genome:
GAGCGCCGTATCTACCACCGCCATCTTCGCCAGCATCACCCCGGCCTCCATGTCGGAGGCGGCCGCGGCGTTGATTTTTCCTTCAAGCTCGCGGCACAGTTCGAGTATGCGGATCGCGGCGCGCCCGTTTTCCAACGGCACGGAGGCGGCTTTTATCGCAGCCGCCTCCACCGCCGCGCGGCGCGCGCTCTTCTCCGCGTCGGTCGATTTAGGCAGCGCAAAGGCGGCCTTGATGCCGAGGTAAGACTGCGTGTCCTCCACGGCCCCTCGCTTCAGGCGCGCCGCGATATCGTCAAGCTCGTCCGCTATTTCCAGGTATCGGGCGTCGGAAAGCCCGTATCCTTTGCCCGTGGAGAGCCTCGCCACCATGCCGACAAGGCCGGCGGCCATAGCGCCGGCCACCGCCGAAGCGGAACCGCCGCCGGCGGTGACGTCTCTGCTGTCCATTATCTTTTCCATCACTTCGTAAAACATATTTTTTACTCCTCTTATGCGACTATCGCGTTGTTCCGTACGCTTATTTTCCCGCTTTTTATGACCGTCTCCACCGGATTGTCTCCGAGGCGGTAGGCGATGTCTTCGTAGGTCGGTATCCCGAGGATGAGTATATCCGCCTGTTTGGCGACCTCCAGAGAACCGACTTCTTTCTCGCGCCTTAGCGCGCGGGCTCCGCCGTATGTGGCCGCCCGCAGGGCCCTCGCCGGCGACATGCGGTGCTGCCGGCAGGCGAGCGCGATTATGAACGGCATCGAGGTACACCAGCACCCCGGGCAGCAGTTCGTCGCCATGCCGAGCTCGAGGCCCGCCTCATACATAGGGCGCGGATCGAAAAACAGCGGATGGTTCACGGCGAAGTCTATCCCGGGGAGCACGACTCCCGCGACTCCGGATTTTGCAAGTTTCTCCAGCGCTGAAACGGGCGTGTAGTTGAGGTGGTCGGCGGAGTACATCTTCATCTCGGCGGCGAGATCCTCGCCCCCTATATAAGAATAGGCGCCGGCGTGTATCTTAGGCTCCATACCGTGTTCGCGCCCGGCTTCAAGTATTTTCCGACATTCTTCCGCCTCATAATGTCCGGCGTCGCACCAGATGTCGCAGGCTTCGGCGAGGCCGCTTTTCCCCACTTCGGGGATCATATCTTTGATCAGCATGTCCATGTATGATTCTTTAGTCATCTCGGGCGCCCATCCGTGCGCTCCCAGGAATGTCGAGGAGATGTCGATAGGGAACGCCTCCGCAAGGGCTTTGTTGATTCTCAGCTGGCGCATCTCGCCCTCAATGTTGAGGCTGTATCCGCTTTTACTTTCAAGCGTGGTCGTCCCGCTTATAACCATACGGCGCACGCGCTCCGCGGACTGTTCAAAGAGTATGTCCTCCGGGAGCCCGCGCGTCGCGGACAGGGTCACCATGATGCCCATAGGCACCCCGCGGCGCCTCAGCTCTTCAAGGTCGTCCGTCTCCAGCCTGGCGCAGTATTCTTCCGCGCGCGTGCCTCCGAAGACTACGTGAGTGTGACAGTCGACGAAGCCGGGCATGACGACTTTGCCCGCCGCGTCCAATACGGTCGTCCTTTCGGTCATATATGGACGGACGTCCTTTTCTCCGCCTATAGCGACGATTTTATCCTTCCCGACAGCTACCCACCCGTCGGGTATAAGGCCGATCAAATCGCCGGCGTCCCGGGAACAGGTCAAAAGCTGCCCCGCATTCTTTATTATCAGATCCGCCGAAGCTCT
Encoded here:
- a CDS encoding cyclodeaminase/cyclohydrolase family protein, with protein sequence MFYEVMEKIMDSRDVTAGGGSASAVAGAMAAGLVGMVARLSTGKGYGLSDARYLEIADELDDIAARLKRGAVEDTQSYLGIKAAFALPKSTDAEKSARRAAVEAAAIKAASVPLENGRAAIRILELCRELEGKINAAAASDMEAGVMLAKMAVVDTALNVEANLPLIKSAEVNAEFAAAALELKNSVERG
- the hutI gene encoding imidazolonepropionase: MEDPRASADLIIKNAGQLLTCSRDAGDLIGLIPDGWVAVGKDKIVAIGGEKDVRPYMTERTTVLDAAGKVVMPGFVDCHTHVVFGGTRAEEYCARLETDDLEELRRRGVPMGIMVTLSATRGLPEDILFEQSAERVRRMVISGTTTLESKSGYSLNIEGEMRQLRINKALAEAFPIDISSTFLGAHGWAPEMTKESYMDMLIKDMIPEVGKSGLAEACDIWCDAGHYEAEECRKILEAGREHGMEPKIHAGAYSYIGGEDLAAEMKMYSADHLNYTPVSALEKLAKSGVAGVVLPGIDFAVNHPLFFDPRPMYEAGLELGMATNCCPGCWCTSMPFIIALACRQHRMSPARALRAATYGGARALRREKEVGSLEVAKQADILILGIPTYEDIAYRLGDNPVETVIKSGKISVRNNAIVA